Proteins from a single region of Chrysemys picta bellii isolate R12L10 chromosome 25, ASM1138683v2, whole genome shotgun sequence:
- the LSM7 gene encoding U6 snRNA-associated Sm-like protein LSm7 isoform X2 yields MADKEKKKKESILDLSKYIDKTIRVKFQGGREDPDDQYKLTEDTRQLGLVVCRGTSVVLICPQDGMEAIPNPFIQQQEG; encoded by the exons ATGGCG gataaagaaaagaagaagaaagagagcATTTTGGATCTCTCAAAATACATTGACAAAACAATTCGAGTAAAATTCCAAGGTGGTAGGGAAG ATCCAGATGACCAATACAAACTAACAGAGGATACCCGTCAGCTGGGACTGGTGGTTTGCAGAGGAACATCCGTGGTTCTTATTTGTCCACAGGATGGAATGGAAGCTATTCCAAACCCTTTCATTCAGCAGCAGGAGGGCTAA
- the LSM7 gene encoding U6 snRNA-associated Sm-like protein LSm7 isoform X1 — MADKEKKKKESILDLSKYIDKTIRVKFQGGREASGVLKGFDPLLNLVLDGTIEYMRDPDDQYKLTEDTRQLGLVVCRGTSVVLICPQDGMEAIPNPFIQQQEG, encoded by the exons ATGGCG gataaagaaaagaagaagaaagagagcATTTTGGATCTCTCAAAATACATTGACAAAACAATTCGAGTAAAATTCCAAGGTGGTAGGGAAG CTAGCGGAGTCTTGAAAGGATTTGACCCTCTTCTAAACCTTGTGCTTGATGGCACTATTGAATATATGAGAG ATCCAGATGACCAATACAAACTAACAGAGGATACCCGTCAGCTGGGACTGGTGGTTTGCAGAGGAACATCCGTGGTTCTTATTTGTCCACAGGATGGAATGGAAGCTATTCCAAACCCTTTCATTCAGCAGCAGGAGGGCTAA